In Thermobaculum terrenum ATCC BAA-798, one genomic interval encodes:
- a CDS encoding C39 family peptidase, whose translation MFGARAAGEDFSGDGGKISIPDPRESIQQQVASRKEVDLQAVGGGGGGGYPSSKILSGVPGIRQVCSNYCGPAATQEILRYKGVNVSQYTIADWEGTGACGSSSGTCLVPIRDVLNDHLPNLPYANYYVAYHLDDDTINATARDLGRG comes from the coding sequence GTGTTCGGCGCACGTGCAGCGGGTGAAGATTTCTCGGGCGACGGGGGCAAGATAAGCATCCCTGACCCTAGAGAATCAATCCAGCAGCAGGTAGCTAGTAGGAAAGAGGTTGACCTGCAGGCAGTGGGAGGAGGCGGCGGTGGAGGCTACCCCTCGAGCAAGATCCTTAGTGGTGTGCCTGGCATCAGGCAAGTCTGTAGTAACTACTGTGGCCCAGCTGCTACACAGGAGATCCTGCGATACAAGGGTGTGAACGTAAGCCAATACACCATTGCTGATTGGGAGGGCACCGGTGCATGTGGCAGCAGTTCGGGCACATGTCTGGTACCCATACGTGACGTGCTCAACGACCACTTGCCCAATCTACCTTATGCTAATTACTATGTTGCCTATCACCTGGATGATGATACCATCAACGCCACCGCGCGAGACCTGGGCCGCGGGTGA